In Sphaerospermopsis torques-reginae ITEP-024, the genomic window TGTATACTTCAAATACTTGTAGTTTTGTATGTACTTGTATAGGTTTGTCTAGTAAATTGTCAACTTAGGACAAGCTCTGATCAGTATAAAATAATCTTCATTAATCTTCTTTTCTCTTACCCTTGACCGTGGAATTATGACGCAGGATGAGTTATTGGCACTGATAGATCGCGCTGCGGCTGAGGGTTGGCAAGAGTTATACTTGTCGGGGAAAAATTTGACGGAGATACCAGAGGCGATCGCCAAATTAACCAATCTCACCCAGCTTTACCTCAGTGGAAACCAAATCACCGAGATACCAGAGGCGATCGCCAAATTAACCAATCTCACCAAGCTTGACCTCAGTGAAAACCAAATCACCGAGATACCAGAGGCGATCGCCAAATTAACCAATCTCACCAAGCTTGACCTCAGTGAAAACCAAATCACCGAGATACCAGAGGCGATCGCCAAATTAACCAATCTCACCAAGCTTGACCTCAGTGAAAACCAAATCACCGAGATACCAGAGGCGATCGCCAAATTAACCAATCTCACCCAGCTTTACCTCAGTGGAAACCAAATCACCGAGATACCAGAGGCGATCGCCAAATTAACCAATCTCACCCTGCTTTACCTCTATAACAACCAAATCACCGAGATACCAGAGGCGATCGCCAAATTAACCAATCTCACCCTGCTTTACCTCTATAACAACCAAATCACCGAGATACCAGAGGCGATCGCCAAATTAACCAATCTCACCGAGCTTGACCTCAGTGAAAACCAAATCACCGAGATACCAGAGGCGATCGCCAAATTAACCAATCTCACCAAGCTTGACCTCAGTGAAAACCAAATCACCGAGATACCAGAGGCGATCGCCAAATTAACCAATCTCACCCAGCTTTACCTCTATAACAACCAAATCACCGAGATACCAGAGGCGATCGCCAAATTAACCAATCTCACCGAGCTTTACCTCTATCACAACCAAATCACCGAGATACCAGAGGCGATCGCCAAATTAACCAATCTCACCCAACTTAACCTTAGAAACAACCAAATCACCGAGATACCTTTAGAAGTTCTGAATACAAAAAATGCAAAAGAGATTTTTAATTACTTGAGGCAAATTCGCACAAGTGAAACTCGACCATTACATGAAGCTAAACTCTTGCTTGTGGGACAAGGTAGCGTCGGTAAAACATCTCTGATCGAGCGGTTAATCCGCAATCAATATGACAAAAATCAATCCCAAACCCACGGACTGAATGTAGAAACTTGGAATGTACAAATAGATAGCAAAGACATCCGTCTCAATGTTTGGGACTTTGGCGGACAGGAAATTTATCACGCCACCCATCAGTTTTTTCTGACTAAGCGTAGTCTCTATCTCCTAGTTTGCAACTGTCGCACCAGCGAAGAAGAAAACCGCATTGAATATTGGTTGAAACTCATTGAAAGTTTTGGCGGCCAGTCCCCCGTAATTATAGTTGGCAACAAAAAAGACGAACAACGCCTAGACATTAACCGCAAGGCATTACGCGAAAAATATCCTAACATCCAAGCCATTATCGAAACTTCCTGCCAAGACAATATTGGTATTGATGAACTTCGTGCCGCTATTTTCCAGGAAATCGCCAACCTCAAAGAAGTCTACGATCTTCTACCCATCTCATGGTTTGAAGTGAAACAACAACTGGAAACCATGCCCCAAGACTTCATCACCTACAACCGCTACATCGGTATCTGTCACGAAAACAAAATTCCCGAAGAACAAAACCAAGAACAACTGATAGACCTGCTGCATCGTCTCGGCTTAGTTCTCAACTTCCGTGATCATTCCATCCTTAAAGATACCAACGTCCTCAAACCCAACTGGGTGACAGAAGGTATTTATGCACTCCTGAGTGATGAAACTCTGAAAACTAAAAGCAAAGGCATTTTCACCCACGACGATATCAGTCGTATTCTTGACCCAGAACGCTATCCTACCCAGCGTCATAAATATTTGATCAATCTGATGAAGGAATTTGAACTTTGTTTTCAACTAGAATGTAAACCAGAAAAATTCTTAATTGCGGGACTTTTGCCCAAAGATCAACCAGAGAAAACAGAACTAGAAGGGGAAACCCTGGAATTTCAATACCATTACAAAGTTCTCCCGGAAAGTATCATCTCTCGCTTTATTGTTAATACCCACGACAAAATTTATAACTCAATCTATTGGCGCAGTGGGGTAATGTTGCAATATCAACAATACAACGAAATCTACAACATTGCTCGCATCAAAGCCGATCCAGAAGACAAAAAAATCTTTATCACTATTAGCGGACGTAAAGAAACAAGGCGTTTATTTCTTGGTATTCTTCGCAATGAATTTCAAAAAATCCATAATACCCTCCCCAACCTGGAAATTACCGAATGGGTCCCTGTTCCTGGCTACCCTAAACACGATCCACTCAAATACTCAGAACTACTCGGACTTGAAGAAATGGGAGAAACCGATAAAGTTATTGGTGAACTCAAACTCAAACTCAATTTGCGACAACTGCTTGATGGTTACGAGTCACTAGAATCCCGTCGCCAATCACAATCACAAATAGTTAATCCACAGGGAGTTAACGTTATAATTAATAACAATAACAGTATTGATAATAACAATAAACCCATGACAAATAACACAAACAACTTTACAGGCGCACAATTAGGCATCGTTAACATTGACAGCGAAATCACAGGTAACGCTAGTCAAAAAGTCGGTGACTTAAATCAAACAAACGGCGCAAACATCAACGAAATTCTACAACTAATCGGCAATATGCGCCAAACTGCCGCCCAATTTCCCCCAGAAATCCACGACGATATTATTATTGATATTGATGATGTAGAAGAAGAAATTAAAAAGCCAGAACCAAAACGCAATTTACCCAGACTAACAAAGCGTCTAGCAGCTTTAGGAACTGCTGCTACTGTAACTTTTGCGGGGATAGCTGGTATGGCAGACTTTGCAAATAATGTGATGGAAATAGGAAGCAAATTAGGCATAGAACTAATTAAGAATTAGTCCTGAATATGCGGGGTTCTATGAAGTTTTAGTTTTTTGTCAGGGAGTATCAATTACTATTACTATCTCTCAAGTCAAACTGCAACTGTAAACCATCATTTTCATTCAGATTTTGATTTGCTGGTTGCAGAAAAATAGGAGCATCAGGAATTGTGATTGATTCACTCAAGGGCAATTCTTCAGAAGTATTATTTTCTGCACCTTGATTATTTTGTTGATTAAAAAATCTGCTAAAATCATTTTCTGCACGACGATCATTAATATCAACTAAAGAATCACCTTTTAAAGTAAAATTCTCTTGATTAACTTGCTCAGTTGATTGTGCGTAAACGGTGCTATTCACACCAAAAACAGCCGCTATAATTGTTAAAGTGACAGAAATTTTAGTTTTCATGGGTTTGCTTTTTTCCATAAAAATATTCTAACTGGGGATAATTATAAATCATGCCCTAGATAGATTTGTATTGCTAAGTTACATATAATTAAAAATTAAGGAAAATTTTATATTTTGGACATTGAATTAATTATTCATCTTTATCTGTGTTTATCTGCATTCAATGATTCTTGATGTATTATATATGTTATATTGTAAAAAATAAACATTGATTGGTTTGAGAAGTTATGTTATTAAAATATGATCTTCGGCAATGTTTACCCTCTGCTGAAGATTTACCAGATTCAGACGATACACCAGTGGATAACGAATTACAAGACTTAATACCAGGGTTACTAAAAACCATACTCGCCTTAATTTGGTCAGAAAGAATGGATTGGTTTTTTGGCGTAGATATGGGAATATATTATGATCCAGATAAACCAGCAATAGTACCAGATGGATTTCTGAGTATTGGTGTACCGAGAATTATTGACTCAGATTTACGTTTATCCTATGTGTTATGGGAAGAACAAAAACTACCAATCATGGTGTTAGAAGTAGTATCTCAAACTAGAAGGGGAGAATATACCCAAAAGAAACAAGAATATGCAGAATTAGGAATTTTATATTATGTGATTTATAACCCATTAAGAAAAAGGAAACAAAGGTTAGAGGTTTATAAATTAGAAAATGGCAAATATCAATTATTGCCAGGTGAAGCAGTATGGTTATCAGAAATCAATTTAGGAATAGGTAGAGAAGAAGGAAAATATCAAGGAATTACCAGAGAATGGTTATATTGGTATGATGAACAAGGAAAGAGATATTTAACAGCAGAAGAACTACTGCAACAGGAAAGAGAGAGGGCAGAATTTGAAAGACAAAGGGCTGAATTTGAAAGGAAAAAAGCTGAATCTGAAAGATTGCGATCGCAACGTTTAGAAGAAATATTACGTTCTCATGGTATAGATCCTAATATTTAGTACATAATAGTTTTTTAATAGTTTTTTCCCTGGTGCTTGAATGAATGAAACTACCGCCAATTATGACGAAACATGGAAAGAAGCAATATCACAATACTTTGAATCTTTTGTATCTTTCTTTTACCCCTATCTTCATCAACAAATTAACTGGCAAAAAACCCCCATCTCCCTCGATAAAGAATTAGAACAGATTACAGCATCTTCCGCAACAGAAAAACGCTATGCGGATAAATTATATAAGGTTTGGTTACTAGATAACCAAGAAATTTGGATTTTGATTCATATTGAAGTACAAAGCCAATATGATAAAGCATTTTCTCAGCGAATGTTTATCTATAACTATCGCGCCTTTGATTTATATCATAAACCCGTCATCAGTTTAGCTATACTAGGAGATGAGAGTAAAACTTGGCGACCAAATTCTTATGAATACGGTATTGGAGAAAGCCAAGTTAAAATGACTTTCAGTAACGTGAAACTCTTAGATTATCAGTGGGAGGAATTAGCAGCGAGTGATAATGTCTTTGCTACAGTAGTAATGGCACATTTGAAAACCAAAGCTACTACTAGCAATTTAACCCAAAGAGAACAATGGAAATGGAATTTAGTCAGAGGTTTATATGAAAGGGGCTTAACTAAATTCGATATCATTAATTTAGGTAAGTTCCTGGATAAAATGATGGCCTTACCACCACAACTAGAACTGGAATTTAAGAATAAACTCAATCAATACGAAAAGGAGCGCAATATGCCTTTTTTAAGTCCGATAGAAGAAATGGCTTTAGAGAAAGGTCAACAAATTGGTCAACAAATAGGTCAGCAAATAGGTCAGCAAATAGGTCAGCAAATAGGAGCAAAAGAAACTCGCAAACAAGATATTATCAAAATCCTGCAAAATCGCTTTGATAATTTACCAGGTGATCTCGTAAAATCTATCAATCAAATTGATGATATGTCTGTGCTAGAAAATTTACTTTTACCTAGTGTTAGCGTCAATTCTCTAGAGGAATTTCAACAGATAATTAATGAGAATTTGAGCAGTAATAATTAAGAGTGATGAGATCCCCGACTTATTTGATTATCCTGTCAATAAATTGTGACTTGAAAGCAAAATTCGGGGATCTGGGTGACAGGGATATTACCTATTCATCACCTATTCATCACCCATTACCTCTAAAACTGCTTTCGGTAATAATTTTTCCTTAAACCAAACAATTCTAGCAGGAACATTATCTAATTTCACACCTGCTTTTTCTAAATTCAATCTTTCAGAAATTGCTAATATTAAATTATCACAATTTGCACGCCTTACCTGAGAAAATTTCTTTTGTAAATATTCTGGTCGCCAATAACCGACAATTTCTAATAAAAAAGTTCTCCCATCAGGATGCACCAGCCGAAAATCGGGAATCATCACACTACCAGGAATAGGAATTAAATCAACTTCTCGTTCTAAAATCCAACCACTTTTTAAATTATCCCATTTATCAGCAAAAGATTGTTCTAACATACTATCATAAGGCTTACCTTGAGGATAGTGAGAGACTAAACCACATTCAGAATTTAAAGTAAATCTACCTGTTTTCCATTCATTAGTATAAAAATCTCGTGTTTGTAAAGTTGCTGATAAACTCCATTTTGTCACATGAAGTAAAGCAGGAATTAATTTAGCGATCGCCAACCCATAACGGGTACTAGGACTAAATAAACTTGTCGGACCATCAATACTAATAGTAAAACCATGATCCGCATCACCTTCAATATAAGCCATTAATTGAAACAACTTCAAATAACGGAACAATAACTTATATTCTCCTGGTACATTGCGATGAGCATTTAACACCAAATGAGTAGCTTTATAAAACACACCTTGCACCTGAGACAAATTATAACGATGTAATAAATCTTCAGGTTTAGGAGCATCAAAAGCAGTTAAAATTTTATTTTCCGATAAATCAGCATAAAGACCTTCATGAACATGAAGAGGTAAAACTTCCCGTTGTAATTCCCGACTTAATTGATCAGCGATTTTTTGTAAAATTGTATCTGTGTTTTCCCGACTAGAGACAGATTTTGCAGCCAGAGAAAACACCCGTTCTCTTAACATAGCAGGTTCTAGGGGACTAATTACTTCAAAAGTGCAAAAACTACTTTTCAGAATATAAGCCAAACCCCGCTTCATTCGATAATCAGTAGTATCACCCTCAAAATCAGCCAATTGACGTTCCAGAACCCCTTGAGACTTCTCCACAGCATTCTGAAAAAACTGAATTAAATCACTAGCTAAACCTAAATGTTTATTATCAAGTTTCAGTCTCTTCGGGATAATTTCCTCCCCGTTTTGACGATGAATCAATAACTCCGTTGTCAACATCTTTCTTATTAAGAGAATAATTAATTTCCAACTGTTCAGCCGCCCGCAAATCCCTTTGATTTTCTCTTTCCTTACCACCCCCATAAACAACCCTTAAATTACCCCTTCTATCCTTCTTATTATCTTCTTTCTTCTCATTCTTCTCTTCCCTCTTCTCTGCCCTCTTCTCTTCGTGTCCTTCGTGTCTTCGTGGTTCAAT contains:
- a CDS encoding DUF790 family protein gives rise to the protein MLTTELLIHRQNGEEIIPKRLKLDNKHLGLASDLIQFFQNAVEKSQGVLERQLADFEGDTTDYRMKRGLAYILKSSFCTFEVISPLEPAMLRERVFSLAAKSVSSRENTDTILQKIADQLSRELQREVLPLHVHEGLYADLSENKILTAFDAPKPEDLLHRYNLSQVQGVFYKATHLVLNAHRNVPGEYKLLFRYLKLFQLMAYIEGDADHGFTISIDGPTSLFSPSTRYGLAIAKLIPALLHVTKWSLSATLQTRDFYTNEWKTGRFTLNSECGLVSHYPQGKPYDSMLEQSFADKWDNLKSGWILEREVDLIPIPGSVMIPDFRLVHPDGRTFLLEIVGYWRPEYLQKKFSQVRRANCDNLILAISERLNLEKAGVKLDNVPARIVWFKEKLLPKAVLEVMGDE
- a CDS encoding Uma2 family endonuclease encodes the protein MLLKYDLRQCLPSAEDLPDSDDTPVDNELQDLIPGLLKTILALIWSERMDWFFGVDMGIYYDPDKPAIVPDGFLSIGVPRIIDSDLRLSYVLWEEQKLPIMVLEVVSQTRRGEYTQKKQEYAELGILYYVIYNPLRKRKQRLEVYKLENGKYQLLPGEAVWLSEINLGIGREEGKYQGITREWLYWYDEQGKRYLTAEELLQQERERAEFERQRAEFERKKAESERLRSQRLEEILRSHGIDPNI
- a CDS encoding leucine-rich repeat domain-containing protein; translation: MTQDELLALIDRAAAEGWQELYLSGKNLTEIPEAIAKLTNLTQLYLSGNQITEIPEAIAKLTNLTKLDLSENQITEIPEAIAKLTNLTKLDLSENQITEIPEAIAKLTNLTKLDLSENQITEIPEAIAKLTNLTQLYLSGNQITEIPEAIAKLTNLTLLYLYNNQITEIPEAIAKLTNLTLLYLYNNQITEIPEAIAKLTNLTELDLSENQITEIPEAIAKLTNLTKLDLSENQITEIPEAIAKLTNLTQLYLYNNQITEIPEAIAKLTNLTELYLYHNQITEIPEAIAKLTNLTQLNLRNNQITEIPLEVLNTKNAKEIFNYLRQIRTSETRPLHEAKLLLVGQGSVGKTSLIERLIRNQYDKNQSQTHGLNVETWNVQIDSKDIRLNVWDFGGQEIYHATHQFFLTKRSLYLLVCNCRTSEEENRIEYWLKLIESFGGQSPVIIVGNKKDEQRLDINRKALREKYPNIQAIIETSCQDNIGIDELRAAIFQEIANLKEVYDLLPISWFEVKQQLETMPQDFITYNRYIGICHENKIPEEQNQEQLIDLLHRLGLVLNFRDHSILKDTNVLKPNWVTEGIYALLSDETLKTKSKGIFTHDDISRILDPERYPTQRHKYLINLMKEFELCFQLECKPEKFLIAGLLPKDQPEKTELEGETLEFQYHYKVLPESIISRFIVNTHDKIYNSIYWRSGVMLQYQQYNEIYNIARIKADPEDKKIFITISGRKETRRLFLGILRNEFQKIHNTLPNLEITEWVPVPGYPKHDPLKYSELLGLEEMGETDKVIGELKLKLNLRQLLDGYESLESRRQSQSQIVNPQGVNVIINNNNSIDNNNKPMTNNTNNFTGAQLGIVNIDSEITGNASQKVGDLNQTNGANINEILQLIGNMRQTAAQFPPEIHDDIIIDIDDVEEEIKKPEPKRNLPRLTKRLAALGTAATVTFAGIAGMADFANNVMEIGSKLGIELIKN